The proteins below are encoded in one region of Deltaproteobacteria bacterium:
- the ribB gene encoding 3,4-dihydroxy-2-butanone-4-phosphate synthase has translation MFTSFREPPKRARRISPIEDAIADLRAGRMVILMDDENRENEGDICIAAEKVTSEAINFMAKYARGLICLALTEERIRELGLTMMVAENRAPLGTAFTVSIDARRGIGNGVSAVDRAVTIQTAVRDGARAEDLVVPGHVFPLRARKGGVLVRTGQTEGVVDLARLAGLKPAGVICEIMKDDGTMARLPDLERFAAVHGLKLCTVADLIEYRMRCDSLVHRAAEARLRSRYGGEFRAYVYHTDVDDGEHLVLVKGEIGPNEPVLVRAHSEYVPGDVFGLVARNTGALIHQAMEMVAKEGRGVILYLRQEGRSAEMLAPNGRSSRQARQDVRRPSTDPIARQAEFREYGIGAQILRDVGVGKIRLLTNYPRRMISLPGYGLEIVECVPLSVPAKAGAPAKAARPRPGAARKVAPLR, from the coding sequence ATGTTCACCTCTTTTCGCGAGCCCCCGAAGCGCGCCCGGCGTATCAGCCCGATCGAGGATGCCATCGCCGACCTGCGAGCCGGCCGTATGGTCATCCTCATGGACGATGAGAACCGCGAGAACGAGGGCGACATCTGCATCGCGGCGGAGAAGGTCACCTCCGAAGCCATCAACTTCATGGCCAAGTACGCGCGCGGTCTGATCTGCCTGGCGCTTACCGAGGAGCGCATCCGCGAACTGGGGTTGACGATGATGGTGGCGGAAAACCGCGCCCCGCTGGGCACCGCCTTCACCGTTTCGATCGATGCCCGCCGCGGCATCGGCAACGGGGTTTCAGCCGTGGACCGTGCCGTCACGATCCAGACCGCGGTGCGTGACGGTGCTCGAGCGGAAGATCTGGTGGTGCCGGGCCACGTGTTCCCGCTGCGCGCACGCAAGGGCGGGGTATTGGTACGTACCGGGCAAACCGAGGGCGTGGTCGACCTCGCTCGCTTGGCGGGCCTCAAGCCCGCCGGCGTCATCTGCGAGATCATGAAGGATGACGGCACGATGGCACGGCTGCCGGACCTCGAACGCTTCGCGGCGGTGCACGGGCTCAAGCTGTGCACGGTGGCAGACCTGATCGAGTACCGGATGCGCTGTGATTCGCTGGTCCACCGCGCCGCCGAGGCGCGGCTGCGCAGCCGCTACGGCGGCGAGTTCCGCGCTTACGTCTACCACACCGACGTCGACGACGGTGAGCACCTGGTACTGGTCAAAGGCGAAATCGGACCCAATGAGCCGGTTCTCGTACGCGCTCACTCGGAGTACGTGCCGGGCGACGTGTTCGGTCTGGTGGCGCGCAACACCGGCGCGTTGATTCACCAGGCGATGGAAATGGTGGCCAAAGAGGGGCGCGGCGTGATTCTCTACCTGCGCCAAGAAGGACGCAGTGCTGAAATGCTGGCTCCGAACGGGCGTAGCAGCCGCCAGGCGCGGCAGGACGTCCGCCGCCCCAGCACCGACCCGATCGCGCGGCAGGCGGAGTTTCGCGAGTACGGCATCGGCGCGCAAATCCTTCGCGATGTCGGTGTCGGCAAGATCCGCCTGTTGACCAACTACCCCCGGCGCATGATCAGCCTGCCGGGGTACGGCCTGGAGATCGTCGAGTGTGTACCGTTGAGCGTGCCGGCCAAAGCCGGTGCACCCGCCAAAGCGGCCCGCCCTCGCCCAGGCGCGGCCCGCAAAGTCGCCCCCCTACGCTGA
- a CDS encoding acyloxyacyl hydrolase: MLRRSIVVPVLVLLAALSRPVAAEDNGRQGLQSFGLRSAFGQTDRSGITMASLLPRLTLFFPAAIDRPLADRHWQAEMVFEPIVSYINADTEMVEAGANLLFVSLSYDRGQRLVPFLEGGEGLLYTDLTGGGLGTHFQFSSQVGGGAHWFLDRTTALTLSYRMRHISNAGISRENSGLNTDFFSIGLSIFPKR; the protein is encoded by the coding sequence ATGCTGCGCCGTTCTATAGTTGTGCCTGTGCTGGTGCTGCTCGCAGCGCTGTCGCGGCCGGTGGCGGCCGAGGACAACGGCCGTCAGGGGCTGCAATCGTTCGGCTTGCGCAGCGCCTTCGGTCAAACCGACCGCAGCGGGATCACCATGGCGTCGCTGTTGCCGCGGCTCACGTTGTTCTTTCCGGCAGCGATCGACCGGCCGCTGGCCGATCGTCATTGGCAGGCCGAGATGGTATTCGAGCCGATCGTTTCGTACATCAATGCCGACACGGAAATGGTCGAAGCCGGGGCCAACCTGCTGTTCGTCTCGCTCAGCTACGACCGCGGGCAACGCCTGGTGCCGTTTCTCGAAGGCGGCGAGGGGCTGCTCTACACCGACTTGACCGGCGGTGGCTTGGGCACCCACTTCCAGTTCAGCTCGCAGGTGGGCGGGGGGGCGCATTGGTTCCTCGACCGAACGACCGCACTGACGCTGTCCTATCGAATGCGTCACATCTCGAACGCCGGCATCAGCCGCGAGAACAGCGGGCTCAACACCGATTTCTTCTCCATCGGCCTGTCGATCTTCCCGAAGCGGTGA
- a CDS encoding thioredoxin fold domain-containing protein, producing MSVPAALAAPAKVTLSLEATGESAPRGGLMPLDIFALIEPGWHINAHKPTDAYLIPTAATLELPPGLTAEPIQYPPPDRKAFTFAQGKELLVYEGKLGLASGLHVPADLASMRIRLVAKLRYQACNDTTCLPPATTTAELWVPVGSEVAVAPEGLAPARAPAAAADTAVSRWLDERGLLFTLLAVALLGVGLNLTPCVYPLISVTVSYFGGRSRDHAGQTALLAVVYVLGVALSFAALGTAAALSGGLFGAALQRPAVLAGIATVMVMLALSSFGLYQLQPPAALLRWAGGTAHGVGGAAFMGLTMGIVAAPCIGPLVLALLVAVGTRQDALLGFLLFFALGCGMGLPYLVLAMAAGSLRRLPRSGEWLLWTERLFGFVLLGMAAYFVAPLLPPTVRGFVVPALMVIAGIYLGFVDPCGRALPVFRQLKQAVGLTAIALALWLGWPPPAESAIAWRQLDSAVLQTARAGNRPVVLDFGAEWCLPCRDMARTTFVDRQVVQAAARFEMVHADVTEENEQNQALLEQFDVRGVPTLLVFDAGGKEVARMVGYTSAEELLAAMAKAG from the coding sequence ATGTCCGTGCCAGCAGCGCTCGCGGCACCCGCCAAAGTGACGCTATCCCTGGAGGCAACCGGCGAGTCGGCGCCGCGCGGCGGCTTGATGCCGCTGGATATCTTCGCCCTCATCGAGCCCGGCTGGCACATTAACGCCCACAAGCCTACCGATGCCTACCTAATCCCCACTGCAGCGACCCTGGAGTTACCGCCAGGGCTCACCGCGGAGCCTATTCAATACCCGCCGCCCGACCGCAAGGCATTCACCTTCGCGCAGGGCAAGGAGCTCTTGGTCTACGAGGGCAAACTCGGCCTGGCCAGCGGGTTACATGTGCCGGCGGACCTTGCCAGCATGCGTATTCGCCTCGTCGCGAAGCTGCGCTACCAGGCCTGCAATGACACCACCTGTTTGCCGCCGGCCACGACGACGGCGGAGCTCTGGGTGCCGGTCGGCAGCGAAGTCGCGGTCGCGCCTGAGGGGCTGGCGCCGGCGCGCGCGCCGGCGGCGGCTGCCGACACTGCCGTCAGCCGTTGGCTCGATGAGCGCGGCCTGCTGTTCACGCTGCTGGCAGTGGCTCTGCTCGGCGTCGGGCTCAATCTAACTCCATGTGTGTACCCGCTGATTTCGGTTACGGTGTCGTACTTCGGCGGCCGCAGCCGTGATCACGCCGGGCAGACGGCGCTGCTGGCCGTGGTCTACGTGCTCGGGGTGGCGCTGTCTTTTGCGGCACTGGGAACCGCGGCGGCGCTCTCTGGCGGCTTGTTCGGCGCCGCGCTGCAGCGGCCGGCGGTGCTGGCCGGCATCGCCACGGTCATGGTTATGCTAGCCCTCAGTTCCTTCGGGCTCTACCAGTTGCAGCCACCGGCGGCGCTCTTGCGCTGGGCCGGCGGCACGGCCCACGGAGTTGGGGGCGCGGCCTTCATGGGGCTGACCATGGGCATCGTGGCCGCGCCCTGCATCGGCCCGCTGGTGCTGGCGCTCTTGGTCGCGGTCGGAACGCGGCAGGACGCACTCCTCGGCTTCCTGCTGTTCTTTGCCCTCGGGTGCGGCATGGGGCTGCCGTACCTCGTGCTGGCGATGGCGGCGGGTTCGCTGCGCCGCTTGCCGCGTTCGGGCGAGTGGCTGCTCTGGACCGAGCGGCTCTTCGGCTTCGTGCTGTTGGGGATGGCGGCCTATTTTGTCGCGCCGTTGTTGCCACCAACGGTGCGGGGCTTCGTCGTTCCAGCTTTGATGGTCATCGCCGGCATCTACCTCGGTTTCGTTGACCCCTGCGGGCGCGCTCTGCCGGTCTTCCGCCAATTGAAACAAGCAGTGGGACTGACGGCGATTGCGCTGGCTTTGTGGCTCGGTTGGCCGCCGCCGGCCGAGAGCGCGATCGCGTGGCGGCAGCTGGACTCGGCCGTTCTCCAGACGGCGCGGGCTGGCAACCGGCCGGTGGTGCTCGATTTCGGCGCCGAGTGGTGTCTGCCCTGCCGCGACATGGCTCGCACCACTTTCGTCGACCGCCAAGTGGTCCAGGCCGCCGCGCGCTTCGAGATGGTGCACGCCGACGTGACCGAGGAGAACGAGCAAAACCAGGCGCTGCTCGAACAATTCGACGTCCGCGGCGTGCCGACACTGCTCGTATTCGACGCCGGCGGCAAGGAAGTCGCCAGGATGGTCGGTTACACCTCCGCAGAGGAGTTGCTGGCCGCAATGGCCAAGGCCGGTTAA
- a CDS encoding alanine racemase — protein sequence MFDPAASPARPTPGGVTPEAADLCGLAERTGTPAYVLFEQTLRDGYAALQAALATAEPVRLYYSVKSNFETGVLAALCDLGCGAEISGSVERLAIERAGFPWRRVIVDGPLKDEQELTRAIDGGVHLINVESEAEIATVGRLARRAGRRVRIGVRIGPLRRPAARHLVLRSYEHKFGFRLSEVESLAEVIRRAGELEWAGLMTHVGSQVTHAEPYLQALEECFGVAARLRQRGVHIEEINLGGGLPADTMVNLRVARRFGLAPLWERLGWLQAGAQSSLSLAQRMAEHAIALRRQHQLPAVLALEPGRTLVAGAGLMLGRVRVVKPPWVYIDVSLNDLPEKLSFSEWRLKLPAHAGAAATRRWHFAGPTLAAQDVLLYNHPAPAPECGDTVAILDTGAYSIARANQFTRPRAPVYFVDRHGQLHLIRRAETAADVLHTQLPVGHSGY from the coding sequence ATGTTCGACCCGGCCGCTTCCCCCGCCCGCCCCACCCCTGGCGGCGTCACGCCTGAAGCCGCCGATCTGTGCGGTCTGGCCGAGCGTACCGGAACCCCCGCATACGTCTTGTTCGAGCAGACACTGCGCGACGGTTACGCCGCGCTGCAAGCGGCGCTGGCCACGGCTGAGCCGGTGCGGCTCTACTACTCGGTCAAATCGAATTTCGAGACCGGCGTACTGGCAGCGTTGTGCGATCTCGGCTGCGGGGCCGAGATCTCCGGGAGCGTTGAACGGCTGGCGATCGAACGCGCGGGCTTCCCCTGGCGGCGGGTGATCGTCGACGGCCCGTTGAAAGACGAGCAGGAACTGACCCGGGCAATCGATGGCGGGGTGCATCTAATCAACGTCGAGTCCGAGGCTGAGATTGCCACCGTCGGCCGGCTCGCTCGGCGGGCCGGGCGCCGCGTGCGCATCGGCGTACGCATCGGACCACTGCGGCGGCCGGCCGCCCGCCACCTAGTCTTGCGATCTTACGAGCACAAGTTCGGTTTCCGGCTGAGCGAGGTGGAGAGCCTGGCGGAAGTGATCAGGCGCGCGGGCGAACTCGAGTGGGCGGGGTTGATGACCCATGTGGGCTCGCAGGTCACGCATGCCGAGCCTTACTTGCAGGCTCTGGAGGAATGCTTCGGCGTCGCCGCCAGGCTGCGCCAGCGCGGCGTTCACATCGAGGAGATAAATCTCGGTGGCGGCCTGCCGGCGGACACGATGGTCAACTTGCGCGTGGCCCGCCGCTTCGGTCTGGCGCCGCTGTGGGAGCGGCTGGGGTGGTTGCAAGCGGGGGCGCAATCGAGCCTGAGCCTCGCGCAGCGCATGGCGGAGCACGCCATCGCCTTGCGCCGCCAGCATCAGCTGCCGGCCGTGCTGGCCCTGGAGCCGGGCCGGACCTTGGTGGCCGGAGCCGGGCTCATGCTGGGACGGGTGCGGGTGGTGAAGCCGCCCTGGGTTTACATCGATGTGAGTTTGAACGACCTGCCCGAGAAGCTCTCCTTTTCCGAATGGCGGTTGAAGCTGCCGGCACACGCCGGCGCCGCGGCCACGCGGAGGTGGCATTTCGCCGGCCCAACCTTGGCGGCGCAGGACGTGTTGCTTTACAACCATCCGGCGCCGGCGCCTGAGTGCGGGGATACGGTGGCGATCTTGGATACCGGGGCCTATTCGATTGCCCGCGCCAATCAGTTCACCCGTCCGCGAGCGCCGGTCTATTTCGTTGACCGGCACGGCCAGCTGCACCTGATCCGCCGCGCGGAAACTGCTGCCGACGTGTTGCACACCCAGTTGCCCGTCGGGCACAGCGGGTATTGA
- the radC gene encoding DNA repair protein RadC, protein MSGVSIKQWPRGDRPREKLLERGASSLSNAELLAILLRTGLRGRSALDQARALMEKCGNDWRQLATLGPGELQRIDGLGEAKIAEILAVLEIAKRYGEREFAPGDSLHGSYDVYAHYRERLAEERREHFYAVLLDNKHRKIKDVPVSLGSLTASIVHPRDVFAPVVRESAAAVVFVHNHPSGDPTPSKEDIEITRRLREVGDLVGVRVLDHIVIGRGRYVSFVDDGYW, encoded by the coding sequence ATGTCGGGTGTCAGCATCAAGCAGTGGCCACGCGGCGATCGGCCGCGGGAAAAGCTACTCGAGCGCGGGGCGAGCTCACTGTCCAACGCCGAGCTGCTGGCGATCTTGTTGCGTACCGGCCTGCGCGGGCGCAGCGCGCTCGATCAGGCCCGCGCCCTGATGGAGAAGTGCGGCAATGACTGGCGACAGCTGGCGACCCTAGGGCCGGGCGAGTTGCAGCGCATCGACGGCCTTGGCGAAGCCAAGATCGCCGAGATTCTCGCCGTGCTGGAGATCGCCAAGCGTTACGGCGAACGCGAATTCGCCCCAGGCGATTCCCTGCATGGGAGTTATGACGTCTACGCCCATTACCGCGAGCGGCTAGCCGAGGAGCGGCGCGAGCACTTCTACGCCGTGCTGCTCGACAACAAGCACCGCAAGATCAAAGACGTGCCGGTATCGCTCGGCTCGCTGACCGCTAGCATCGTGCACCCGCGCGACGTGTTTGCCCCGGTGGTACGCGAATCGGCGGCGGCGGTCGTCTTCGTCCACAACCACCCCAGCGGCGACCCCACGCCGAGCAAGGAAGATATCGAAATCACCCGCCGCCTGCGCGAGGTCGGCGACCTGGTCGGCGTCCGCGTGCTCGATCACATCGTGATCGGTAGGGGCCGTTACGTCAGCTTCGTTGACGACGGCTACTGGTGA
- a CDS encoding response regulator has product MTDQDDSELPSAKPASVASETPPTLEDLVCLQSTVEELRRERDALIRRVQAAESGSREKGQLTESRLREALAQVDALKRSAQAVRARAEGEVQSAARRAEQWQEILLQTRTAAEQLQGSNAELNAALETAQCRIADLETESAIHVAEIERQQEEQAAAAAAVAALTAQVAQVQQQLAERERSAEAAAAQLGEQQQTLAALQAQQAGAEETLRILHADRDQMQVALAQARQQLADETGARQALRQQLGQLDGDLAAACAREQGLAAALDELRQTHEQAQADTAARLLALSEQLSGEVQQRAEAAEQLASARAEHAAELSAWQETAAQREAELVAARDALAEQLAGETATFQQREQELSTALSALRQGREQAQAQAQALNEQLAVQAQQRADLAEQLERASAACAAEQQQRGEALAQLEAERAAHAAELSGWQETAAQREGELVAARDAVVKQLAGEVDAFRQREQELSAALAAAQQAQALASADGQARVQQLNDQLAAARQQSAGLAQQMEAAAAAHSAESKRWQETAAQREADLAAAHNQATRQLNAELDELRAREQELSTVLAEVRETHERTRAEAQVQLHSLNEQLVAEQHRRAQAAEQLEKTSAAQAAELSSWQETAAQREAELVAARDEAARQFEAQLAALRQREQELNTALEESHHTQAAARGDAAARLQSLEAQLAEAQQQRACLAEQLAAAATAQTAELNAWQETASQREAELVAARDEVARQLEEAQSEALTAREEVTTLGERLRGLEAELLAATQLRAEIEQELGALREERERERALFEAAARQREDEHRQALQAVQGALEGDRSALVDRLAAIEADRDARVRQCGDLERALTELRAAGAAEAEAERARVAELEAECAQREHVIKQLNRDAEALSQWYSAELQTATEATRTAREREAELVAVQEQLQRELDGIRADFATGQVNVEVAQVRQRTFEEQLSTRAAENEALSRQLTELQAVLGERTEALESVSAESERARRRYDEQLQAAAALAQEREKSLGATQAALATELAAARDELEKRRIAMEAVRVQVRALETQLAERDTVRTSLSNRIASLEEELRVRQARVAQLEAAASNGAGEGSRDEAAGQREAELVAAREEMAGQLAAEQARADDARAQAVALAERVRTLEADLGAAHTGLRSGELAWQAAQLQLQRELEAVRADAAQRSATIEAIQAELRALQATVPEGEVGQYRAALAAAERRNAELTHYLETVQEQTVSALQAQETMAGRIAELDGERRDLLLRVDQMTALTGQLERECERLRRPRPAGDESRKQKADITRLETKIAEIERQHGEAVQRHSAAVAGYMVELNQRNEALQARVQEVQRLSDELGLTRQACDDAIAQLAAMRVERAEIEQQLQELRALTAGSPRPKAEESAPAAAPRPAAAAPAATPRPGAPSRPAAAAAAAAAPAGAARRPITTSGPLTFVHLEENKAFRDSVREVLTRVPGSNYLNALDNKRPAGPGVQMLAVNLLNRAPDPLAAIQATADEEYGDVFAYCADGSCGFAFGPVDFFVPPIDPDSCVTRLLERRGAVQRLLAVSDNVEMTGALREVLARVRCSTSVAFDVRQAVDLLPMIKPDVVLVDFALPRGEGLRLISRLRSDAKLRDLPIAVLLPDATSMADFRQQALRAARELPMSASQLVQALGRHLGVPVPGAEAKSAKLAQTA; this is encoded by the coding sequence ATGACCGATCAGGACGATTCCGAACTGCCGAGCGCGAAACCGGCTTCCGTTGCGAGCGAGACGCCGCCGACACTCGAAGATCTGGTTTGCCTGCAGTCGACCGTCGAGGAGCTGCGCCGCGAGCGCGACGCCTTGATTCGGCGGGTGCAGGCCGCCGAGAGCGGCAGCCGCGAGAAGGGCCAACTCACCGAGTCACGCCTGCGCGAAGCGTTGGCGCAGGTTGACGCATTGAAGCGAAGCGCGCAGGCCGTGCGTGCGCGCGCGGAAGGCGAGGTCCAAAGCGCCGCTAGGCGGGCCGAGCAGTGGCAGGAAATATTGCTACAGACACGCACCGCGGCCGAGCAACTCCAGGGCAGCAACGCCGAGTTGAACGCCGCCCTCGAGACGGCGCAGTGCCGCATCGCGGATCTGGAGACCGAGAGCGCCATCCATGTCGCCGAGATCGAACGGCAGCAGGAGGAGCAGGCCGCCGCCGCGGCTGCCGTCGCGGCCCTGACCGCCCAAGTCGCCCAGGTGCAGCAGCAGTTGGCCGAGCGCGAACGCTCGGCGGAGGCCGCGGCGGCGCAACTGGGTGAGCAGCAGCAGACCCTGGCGGCGCTGCAGGCGCAACAAGCCGGCGCGGAAGAAACGTTGCGCATTCTGCATGCCGACCGCGACCAGATGCAGGTAGCGCTCGCACAGGCGCGCCAGCAATTGGCGGATGAGACCGGGGCGCGACAGGCGCTGCGGCAACAGCTGGGGCAACTCGATGGCGACCTTGCCGCCGCGTGCGCGCGCGAACAAGGACTCGCGGCCGCGCTCGACGAGTTGCGCCAGACCCATGAACAGGCGCAGGCGGACACCGCCGCGCGCCTGCTGGCGCTGAGCGAACAGCTCAGTGGTGAAGTGCAGCAACGCGCCGAAGCCGCCGAGCAGTTGGCGAGCGCGCGCGCAGAGCACGCGGCTGAGCTGAGCGCTTGGCAAGAGACGGCCGCGCAACGCGAGGCCGAGCTAGTGGCCGCGCGCGATGCCCTGGCCGAGCAACTGGCCGGCGAAACGGCGACGTTCCAACAGCGTGAGCAGGAGCTGAGCACGGCCCTGTCAGCACTGCGCCAGGGACGAGAGCAGGCACAGGCACAGGCGCAGGCGCTCAATGAACAGCTGGCGGTGCAAGCACAACAGCGCGCTGACTTGGCAGAGCAGCTGGAGCGTGCAAGCGCCGCTTGCGCCGCTGAACAGCAACAGCGTGGCGAAGCGCTGGCGCAGCTGGAGGCGGAGCGCGCGGCGCACGCGGCGGAGTTGAGCGGCTGGCAAGAGACCGCGGCGCAACGCGAGGGCGAGCTGGTGGCGGCGCGCGACGCCGTAGTCAAGCAGCTGGCGGGCGAGGTCGATGCCTTTAGGCAACGTGAGCAAGAACTGAGCGCGGCGCTGGCGGCCGCGCAGCAAGCACAGGCGCTGGCTTCGGCCGACGGCCAAGCCCGGGTGCAACAGCTCAACGACCAACTCGCCGCCGCGCGGCAGCAGAGCGCGGGGTTAGCTCAGCAAATGGAGGCGGCCGCGGCGGCGCACTCAGCCGAGTCGAAGCGCTGGCAGGAAACGGCGGCGCAGCGCGAGGCAGACTTGGCTGCGGCCCACAACCAGGCGACGCGGCAACTCAACGCTGAACTCGACGAACTTCGTGCTCGCGAGCAGGAGCTGAGCACGGTGCTGGCGGAGGTGCGGGAAACGCACGAGCGGACGCGGGCGGAGGCGCAGGTGCAGCTGCACTCGCTCAATGAACAGCTAGTGGCCGAACAGCACCGGCGGGCGCAGGCGGCGGAGCAGCTGGAAAAGACCAGCGCGGCCCAGGCCGCCGAGTTGAGCAGCTGGCAAGAGACGGCGGCGCAACGCGAGGCCGAGTTGGTGGCCGCGCGCGACGAGGCGGCGCGGCAGTTCGAGGCGCAGCTGGCCGCGTTGCGCCAGCGCGAGCAGGAGCTGAACACCGCGCTGGAAGAGTCGCACCACACCCAAGCGGCGGCGCGGGGTGACGCCGCGGCGCGCTTGCAATCGCTTGAGGCACAGCTGGCCGAGGCCCAACAACAGCGCGCCTGCCTGGCTGAGCAACTGGCGGCGGCCGCTACCGCCCAGACGGCGGAGCTGAACGCCTGGCAGGAGACCGCCAGCCAGCGCGAAGCCGAATTGGTGGCCGCCCGCGATGAGGTCGCTCGCCAGCTCGAAGAGGCGCAGTCGGAAGCCCTGACGGCACGCGAGGAAGTCACCACACTGGGCGAGCGCCTGCGCGGGTTGGAAGCCGAGCTGCTGGCGGCCACTCAGCTGCGCGCCGAGATCGAGCAGGAGCTGGGCGCGCTGCGCGAGGAGCGCGAACGCGAACGGGCGCTCTTCGAGGCCGCCGCCCGCCAACGCGAGGATGAACACCGGCAGGCGCTGCAAGCAGTGCAGGGAGCGCTGGAAGGTGATCGCTCGGCGCTGGTGGACCGTTTGGCGGCCATCGAAGCCGACCGCGATGCACGCGTGCGCCAGTGCGGCGACCTGGAGCGGGCGCTCACCGAGTTGCGCGCTGCGGGGGCGGCGGAGGCGGAGGCGGAGCGCGCTCGGGTCGCGGAACTGGAGGCGGAATGCGCCCAGCGTGAGCACGTCATCAAGCAGCTCAACCGCGACGCTGAAGCCCTTTCGCAATGGTACAGCGCGGAGCTGCAAACGGCGACCGAAGCCACCCGCACGGCCCGCGAGCGCGAGGCCGAACTGGTCGCGGTCCAGGAGCAACTACAGCGCGAACTCGATGGCATCCGTGCCGATTTCGCCACCGGCCAAGTGAACGTGGAGGTGGCGCAGGTCAGGCAACGGACGTTCGAGGAGCAGCTCAGCACGCGGGCCGCCGAGAACGAAGCGCTGAGCCGGCAGCTGACCGAGCTGCAAGCTGTCCTCGGCGAGCGCACCGAAGCCTTGGAAAGCGTGAGTGCCGAGAGCGAGCGCGCGCGCCGGCGCTACGATGAACAGCTGCAAGCCGCGGCCGCGCTGGCGCAGGAGCGCGAAAAGAGCCTGGGTGCAACGCAGGCGGCGCTCGCAACCGAGCTGGCAGCGGCGCGGGATGAGCTGGAGAAACGCCGCATCGCGATGGAAGCCGTGCGGGTACAGGTGCGCGCCCTCGAAACCCAGTTGGCCGAGCGCGACACCGTGAGGACCTCGCTCTCGAATCGCATTGCCTCGCTGGAAGAGGAACTGCGGGTGCGGCAAGCACGCGTGGCCCAGCTCGAAGCCGCGGCGAGCAACGGTGCCGGCGAGGGGTCGCGGGACGAGGCCGCCGGCCAACGCGAAGCGGAGCTGGTGGCCGCGCGCGAAGAAATGGCAGGGCAACTTGCGGCGGAGCAAGCGCGGGCGGACGACGCCCGCGCCCAAGCCGTGGCCTTGGCCGAGCGGGTGCGGACCTTGGAGGCCGATCTCGGCGCGGCGCACACGGGTTTGCGTAGCGGCGAGCTCGCCTGGCAAGCCGCGCAACTGCAGCTCCAACGCGAATTGGAAGCGGTTCGCGCCGATGCGGCGCAACGCTCGGCCACCATCGAAGCCATCCAGGCCGAGTTGCGCGCGCTCCAGGCGACCGTTCCGGAAGGCGAGGTCGGCCAGTACCGTGCCGCGCTGGCAGCGGCCGAGCGCCGCAACGCCGAACTGACGCATTACCTCGAAACCGTCCAGGAGCAAACCGTCAGTGCGCTCCAGGCACAAGAGACCATGGCGGGGCGGATCGCAGAGCTCGATGGCGAGCGCCGTGACCTGCTGTTGCGTGTGGATCAGATGACCGCACTGACCGGCCAGCTCGAACGCGAGTGCGAACGGCTGCGGCGGCCACGCCCCGCGGGCGACGAGTCCCGCAAGCAGAAGGCCGACATCACCCGGCTGGAGACAAAGATCGCCGAGATCGAACGGCAACACGGCGAGGCCGTACAGCGGCATTCGGCAGCCGTCGCCGGCTACATGGTGGAGCTGAACCAGCGCAACGAGGCCTTGCAAGCACGCGTGCAAGAAGTGCAGCGGCTGAGCGATGAGCTCGGCCTTACTCGCCAAGCGTGTGATGACGCCATCGCGCAGCTGGCGGCGATGCGGGTGGAACGGGCCGAGATCGAACAGCAGCTCCAGGAATTGCGCGCGCTGACGGCGGGGTCGCCGCGGCCGAAAGCGGAGGAGAGCGCGCCGGCGGCAGCGCCGCGGCCGGCTGCGGCGGCACCGGCGGCGACGCCACGCCCCGGCGCACCGTCCCGGCCGGCAGCGGCGGCGGCAGCCGCGGCAGCACCAGCCGGCGCGGCCCGGCGCCCGATCACGACCTCCGGCCCGCTTACCTTCGTCCATCTCGAAGAGAACAAAGCCTTCCGCGACTCGGTGCGTGAGGTGCTCACCCGCGTGCCCGGGTCCAACTACCTCAACGCCTTGGACAACAAGCGCCCGGCCGGCCCCGGCGTTCAGATGCTGGCGGTCAACCTGCTCAACCGCGCCCCGGATCCGCTCGCCGCCATCCAGGCGACGGCTGATGAAGAATACGGCGACGTCTTCGCCTACTGTGCCGATGGCTCGTGCGGTTTTGCCTTCGGCCCGGTCGATTTCTTCGTTCCCCCGATCGACCCCGACAGCTGCGTCACCCGCTTGCTCGAGCGCCGCGGGGCGGTGCAGCGGCTGTTGGCCGTCAGTGACAACGTCGAGATGACCGGCGCGCTGCGCGAGGTGTTGGCGCGCGTGCGCTGCTCGACTTCGGTGGCCTTCGACGTGCGCCAAGCCGTCGATCTGCTGCCGATGATCAAGCCCGACGTGGTGTTGGTGGACTTCGCGCTGCCGCGCGGCGAGGGCCTACGGCTGATCAGCCGGCTGCGCTCCGACGCCAAGCTGCGTGATCTGCCCATCGCCGTGCTGCTGCCGGATGCCACCAGCATGGCCGATTTCCGCCAGCAAGCGCTGCGTGCGGCCCGCGAGCTGCCGATGTCGGCGAGCCAACTAGTCCAGGCCTTGGGCCGCCATCTCGGCGTGCCGGTGCCGGGGGCGGAGGCCAAGAGCGCCAAGCTGGCACAGACCGCTTAG